A single window of Gossypium hirsutum isolate 1008001.06 chromosome A10, Gossypium_hirsutum_v2.1, whole genome shotgun sequence DNA harbors:
- the LOC107895981 gene encoding phylloplanin, translating to MALKTLMLVCLLLAAMALIPLIAEAQLGGLISGLLGLIRIQGTVFCTVDGNMGVNGTATPAFPNALVQLQCGGNVVSSSTTNGSGMFSILLDPLQFLVPSLINNCNLAVKTPLSNCNTSLASIGGLSSTLQVIGSTVAGLLNITNIIPTGFGFLRA from the exons ATGGCCTTGAAAACACTTATGTTGGTTTGTCTCTTGCTTGCTGCAATGGCATTGATACCTCTAATTGCTGAAGCTCAACTAGGTGGACTCATTAGCGGCCTCCTTGGCTTGATTAGGATCCAAGGGACTGTATTTTGTACTGTCGATGGCAACATGGGTGTAAACGGCACTGCAACCCCAGCTTTCCCTA ATGCATTGGTGCAACTTCAGTGTGGTGGAAACGTGGTTTCGAGTTCAACCACAAATGGATCTGGCATGTTCTCCATATTATTAGATCCATTGCAATTCCTTGTCCCTTCATTGATCAACAACTGCAACTTAGCCGTAAAAACTCCGCTCTCCAATTGCAACACCTCCCTTGCATCCATCGGGGGATTGTCTTCAACCTTACAAGTCATCGGAAGCACCGTTGCTGGACTCTTGAACATCACTAACATCATCCCTACCGGGTTCGGGTTTTTACGAGCATGA